The window caaatgagagcattcgatgttgATATCGCCTTTAAAAAAATAGTATATGGCAACACGCTATATTTTATTATGGCATACATAGAAATGAAGGAATAAATTGGTGCATGCAAGtcaagaaatgaagaaggcgatttTAAACGAGGACATAACAAcaatgttgggaaattacggcctcactaattcccaaaaaacgcccaatgaaaaacagtaaagaaataagaacaatacacaacacaagatttaacgtggaaactccaaaacaggagaaaaaccaccggcccccaaagagagaaatacactatatcacaaattgttacaatgatatagacgactctcttaagccaactacactctccaaaatatttaactaatataactctcaaacaagagtaagaaagaaagaaataatcaaatatttaaagtgtattgattggtgcaatttggaagtaatcccataagctccttttataaccaaagagattacttcccactctttccatccaccgatgtgggaccaagcaaaaaacatttcttctactagccaaaaaatcaaaccaacaaatctccaccttttggatagaagaagataactatgcttccacattgcaaggataacagatgtagacgcttcctcgacgaaaacttcaagatcctcatcttcatgtcgttgacattatctcccaagagacaaaacttgcatcttcatcgaacattgtcaagacccgacaatcattgtcatcacgaacaatcataactcttaacaagaattatcatactccaccattaagagtatagcacttagaatatcacatttcaagcatttcacctcggtacatgttgttgaacaaccagctgaaactttatggtgcaacttcctgtttggctttccctggaagtttcatcagctacaacatcagtttccaccacacaacctgcatcaatgccaaaccaatgcccatgtgcaattgtggaaccactaacgaacatccctttccatggtggcgtggacacaccatgaggatggtgtgacttcagaggaattcgtcactctctgtaacaacggagacaatgttagcgtctttggagccatttgccggattagctccacctggacaattaacccttacatgcccagtcttctcgcacctccagcataccagattcttcccagagtttctctttcgcctatccgaacacaacactatcgtatctcctgatgacgagaccccgttaccttccagtctttttacctcggataggagcttgctagtaacgtctttaaACTTCatagttttcttcccatacatcaaaataggtttcatgtgttcataagacgatgataaagataatatctatctcaaagctttatcttcatcatccgttttaactacaatagcctccagttctgaaacaataccgttaagaatacttagatgatctgaaatctttgaacccccatccatacgcagagtatgaaattgttctttaagacacaaccgatttgagatggccttgccctggtacaactgctctagtttaacccaaagctcctttgccgttgataatccgtgcacatttgcaagcacgttctttgcaagacacaaacgaatcgcacttgctgccctcaaatccatatcatcccattcttcttcatcgaacttactgctagaatcactgccgggaacaaaggtgggtttacctttcaatgccttgtgtaacccggactgaattaacacatccttgacttgaacctgccataagccaaaattgatcatcccatcaaatttctctacatcaaacctcattggactgaacttcgacatcgtatccgtatcctataaacaacactttctctgattttgctcacgtttcgaatagccaaaagatgtagcaggtagccaggaccctttaaatcggaaattcacaactcgccactaacaaatccaactattactacgaatcagaaaaaatattgtctaaccagataccctatacgatcaatagaactcgtttctgatgtggacgatccactcctgtggcaaccacagagcatactccaacTCCTATaatcgagacccccgtcaaacctgacgctctgataccagttattgagaaattacggcctcactaattcccaacaaacgcccaatgaaaaacagaaaagaaataagaacaatacacaacacaagatttaacgtgaaaactccaaaacaggagaaaaaccaccggcccccaaagagagaaatacactatatcacaaattgttacaatgatatatacgactctcttaagccaactacactctccaaaatatttaactaatacaactcccaaacaagggtaagaaagaaagaaataatcaaatacttaaagtgtattggttggtgcaatttggaagtaatcccataaactccttttataaccaaagaGATTACTTCCCACTCTTTCCATCCACCGATGTGGGACTAAGCAAAAAATATTTCTTGTACTAGCCAAAAAAATCAAACCAACAGACAAGTCTTCCGGTACTCTCACATCTATGTATCCAAAAATAGAAGTTTCAAGATCAGTGCAGATTATGGATATGTTTGGCGACAAGCTTTTTGGAGCTTTTTGGAGCGTTTAGCGTTTAGCTTTTATGAAAAAACTCCTATCTAATAAAAAAGCTTCGTTTGGTTACGTTTTTTACAAGAGCTGAAAGCTTTTTAATGAATGGAAAAAGCTTGTAATTTAAACGCTAGTAAATCCAACGTTTAGCGATTAAAAAAAGCTTTTGATATTTAAGTGACTTAAATAACCTTCCAATATATTAGGGATCTCCCACGTAAATCAGTTATTCTTATGATAATAAAAGGCCAGACCCTAATAATTATCTTTATTCTCCTCTGTTTCTTGATTACGCAGTTGCCGTTTTTTCTTTGAGGTAAACAACAAACCTAGTACTCGTTGGTTTATCAGTGTATCTTTATTGCTTCTACTCAAtgtttttgattttaatttatataactaTTGTTCCTTTATGTATGCATCTTCATGTAtaatttattatatcattaattGATTAGTGTTAAGTTCGTACAGATATCTCACATGTTCTGCTTACCAAATAATCTTAAAGAATTTTAGTTTGGTGACACATAATTGGTTACATGATAACATGATCTCTATGTTTGTTTTTACAAATCGTGTTTGTTTATTGTTTACTCAACACGTGTAGCTATAAATCCTTATATGCATGTATCTCAATGTATTTGTTTATGTCTAGGAAGATTCTTTATAACATATATGGTTACTTGTATCTATACGTATTAAATTTATAAATTTTGTTGAGTATGTTTATAGGATTATTATGAAACTTGTTGATTGTTGCTGAAAATATGtatgaaaaattatttttagtATAGGATGAATAAAGGATCCATTGAGTGGTTTAATTGGTTAGCGAATCCGTAATCATTAGATTTGTGTACTCTTTCTTGAGATGGGATAAGCGAGCCTTAGTACCCGTCTTTATAGTTTGTTGCATTAGTACAACACATTGTTTTAGGTAGTTGGTTTAAGTATAAACTATTACTCATATATCATCACGTTGCTAGATGGCTCCTAAACCAGAGAATGCTAAGAAAGAAAACTGGACACAAGAAATGGTTTTGGAATTGTGTCAGTTCTTAAACAAATATATCACGAATCATGGCCGAACTTCTGCATTTAAATGGGTTTCACTTCAACCAGAGTTCGAGAGAGTTATGAACTATAAATTCCATAGTGATAAAGCTTTAAAAAACAAGTATGATAGTATGAGAAAGGAGTACAACCTTTGGAAGTCATTGAAGCACGGAGAGACCGGTCTTGGTTGGGATGAAAGTACCAAACAACTTAATTGTTCCGATGAATGGTGGAAAACTAAAATTGCGGTaagataatataattcatttaattttttaAATAACATATAAAGGTAAGATAATATTATTCATCTAATTTAACTAATGATTCACAATTATATTGTGTATAGGAAAACTCTAAATACGGAGCAATTAGAAAAAATCAACCATCAGCACAACTACAAGAAGAATGGGATCAGTTATTTGGAGATGCAGTTGCAAGTGGGTCAAATTGTGTGGCGCCTTCAATGGACTCAAATATAATCAATGAGGTGCATGTTGAGAACCTTGTCGATGATGATGTTGAGATGGGTTTTGATGTAGATGCTTATCAAGTAAACAGTGACACACCTAATTATGTAGAGGAGTTAGAAACAGAAGATCCCAACTTTTTTCGCAACTTTTATAATGAAGCCACTCAACAAAAAGCGTCGGCACCAATCCCAAGTGAGGTTTCTAAAAAATTTGAGATGACTTCTAAAATAAACACAAAACCCAAACCAGCTAGCATGAAACGTAAAGGAAGAGAATCATCGGGATCTTCAATGCTCAAGAACCATTTAGCGCAAAGTAGTGTGACTCAACAACGTGTTCTACAAATGTTAGAAGCAGATTCTTCCAAACTCGATCAAAGTACTAAGTTTACTATTGGAGCTGCTGTAGGTGTGTTTGACCGAATGGTTGATGTAGGATTAATGACAGAAGCAGGGGAGTTGTGGTTGTTTGCAATATTGCTACTTCAATATGGAATGATCGTCATTAATAATTTAGtagtattatatatgttttcggttattagtagtattatatatgTTATCGGTTATTTGGTAATGACTATGTTTTATTAgactaaaataatgatatttaagtatttttTCTAGTGTtcatttttgtcattttacttatTTTATAACAGCTCAAGCTACTTTGCCaaacaattaaatacatttaaactcTTTCAGCTAAACGTTTTCAGCTAAACGCCTGCAGCTAAACGCCTGCAGTTAAATGCTTGCAGCTTTCAGCTAGTTTCGCCAAACATACCCTATGAGGTGTGGAACACATGCTCAAAGAATGAGGTGGCGTGAGGGTAAATTTCTTGTACGTATGATCAATAAAGTTAGCTTttttgaaaagaaaaaagaaaaactaGAAACATTAGAGGTAAGGCGATGTTTCTTTTCAAATCAATGACTAACTACTAGTGATTAAACTTTCGATTATTatcaattgttattgttattattttcttatcattactgattattatgattatgtatTTAAGGTAAATAAACTTTCGATTTATCTAAGTAAAATAAGACATATCCATTCCCATAGTTGCATATAAATCAAAAAACAAATATATCATGAATAAAAGAAAGTTAAACCCCTATTTCATTTCATTAATCAACAAAACGTGCCGAATTTTTATTATCACGGCAACAACAAAATTATGAACCTCATAAAGCAGTTATTCagttaaataaattcaaaatctgcACTTCTCCTTCACCTGtattaaaatcatcatcatcattaccattattatttttattaaattcaaCATCTCTTAAACCAGCATTTAAACACGTTGTAATCACAGAATCCTCCGAAAACATCGACGGACTTTCAATTCGCTGCATTAAACTCAAATCCAGAACTTCAGATGAATAACCGCCGTTCGAAATCTCAGTTACCGGCCGTAACGTACCGCCACGTAGGATCGTTTCAACTGACTCCTGACACACGTGCCAATTTCCGGTCCATAATAGTCCAACGGCGCCGTTTACTGGATTTACAGTCCGGCCAACAGCTTCAAATAACAAAGATTGAAATAAGGCTGTAAACACAACAAAATTCAATCAGTcgtaacaatttaggttaaacaaATTAGGCTCTGATAAGATTAATTACATTGACGTTGATGATCAGGAACGGCGGAGATGAACGCCATGAGACCGGCACGGCCGAAGAATTTAGCGACGAAAACGGTGGCGTTTGATTGAGCTTCAGGAGTTTGAAGCCACTGTAAACATGGCCGGAGAATACAATTCTGGCTGCATCCTTTTCGAAGGACACGGCATCCATTGCAACTCATTTTGTTTTTAAAAATTGAAGTTGAATTAAAAATTAGAATTGATAATTGAAGGGTAAAATGGGAAAAATGTGGATAAATTGGGGGCAAAAGGGTGGGATATAAAGAAGAGGTGTTTGGGGGTTAAGTGAGCTATGGTTAGGTTAAGGAGTAGTAGGTGGGTGGAGAGAGTGGTTGGGTTTAGATTCCAAAGTATTGGGCGAGAGCGGCTCCGTGTTTCCGCGAATGGATGTTCCACAACCGTTGGATCTGACTTTTTCTTTTTTATTGGTCCTTTCACTTTCATCTGATTGGATAAATATTGAACCTTGCTTTCATTTTCAGATAATGAATATCGTATTATATTTTGAGGAATTATTTCTAGTGGTTGAAATATCgaatttttttatagaatatataGAAAAAGTTTTAGATCAAACGTATCAAAGTAATATTTATTTTAAGATAACATGTAAAAAAGTTTTGAATTTTAAGAATTAATGGCATCAAATTTAATTTAATACTCTTTAGATAATAGATAACTCCATCCCAAAAAAAAATTCCCATTACTATTTTTATCTACAGTGTATATTAATTGTTATTGCCCAGAATAATAGTAGAAAGTCAAAAAAATTCCAGCTTTATCCTTTTAATTAATAATGTAATTAAAACTCAACTTATCAACTTAATTGACATCGGGGATGTAATTAAGGAATGTAAAAAGCACCGAGGTTAAAACTTGGTAGGTGGTTTCATTGGAATTACTCTCAAGAATAGATAGTGTTAGAATTAGAAAGGATGATGTTAGACCTTGTGCCATGTATTATTTTTTGGTTTGTGGTTTGTGTTACATGCTTATGCCTAATGTGTTCTCACTAAGTCTAAGTTTATCTTTTTAGTTCATGTTGAACCTCATTTATAAAAGAGAGATTCATTTTAGATGGTGCCTTGATTGTTAATGAAAATATTGAATTCTTGAAAGCAAAAAAACAAAAGGGAGTTCTTTTTAAAGTCGATTTCGAGAAGGCTTTTAATTgtcttaattgtgaatttttttatgAATGTTATGAAGTGTATGGGTTTCAGTAATAGATGGAGAAGTTGGATCCTATCGTGTTTGAAATCCGCGTCTATCTTGGTCCTTGTTAACGGCTTCCCTACTAAGGAATTCTCTTTAGGACGAGGTATTCGACGAGGTGACCCTCTATCACCTTTCTTCTTCATTTTAGCGGCGGAAGGTTTAAACATCCTTACATGTAACGATCCCAAAACGTAACACGAGAAAAcacacgtttttttttttaaagacagtTTGGGACTAGACACATATGCGCGGCACGCATGTGACAGCGCGGCGCTCCTTATAACACAAAACAGGATCAGCATTTTCTTTTAAGGTAAATGCCAAATTTTCCAACAAAGCGAATTCCATTTTACCTATACCTATTTCACGACGTACAAAGTCAACGTACAACAAATGTATATAAGTTTACAAAACGGTttcaacaacccatacaaccaaacggtgtaatttcgacccaaatataCATTCAGACGAGTTagaactctataacccaacccgataccaagagcataatctcggggaccaCCAAATTCCCAATCCGCGTTCAAATATTCAAAAGCTAcctcatcgagcccaagcgctcctacgcatctagtctaataaCTATCtggcttcacaatcacaatacctgtaaaaaggtaaacaaccagaggggtaagcataaagcttagtgaatgcaataattatacatatacatatataatctacttaattGTATACACTTACACAAATATCGCATACgaactagcaattcaacaaccatgcaaccaCAAAGCAaaaactaaatatccgcaattcacagtaagctagcatcgccaatagcatatagttcacaatttaatatgctaatacaaaactcacacaaccatggttaaccaatagtacaagggaatggtgctcgcgaagGACCAtctgtgttcacaacatccgttagtgtactgaaCACCTCGTATCAGtaacccccgggtggtgtcttaacaccgcgactaacccacccatcacgacaaaagtaaatacatcatatacatacacgtataattattccactcaccttggaatgcccgcacaagtcatatatAACATGATTTCCGTCCTTAAattcgagcaagtaaccacctatatcacacataggcacaatatacacataaatatactttctctaaaagagaatccgacacaatcatccattagccgagggatcacactttACTCGACAAAACCCGCATATTTAACACCTAattgacacaaa of the Rutidosis leptorrhynchoides isolate AG116_Rl617_1_P2 chromosome 5, CSIRO_AGI_Rlap_v1, whole genome shotgun sequence genome contains:
- the LOC139850362 gene encoding LOB domain-containing protein 38-like isoform X2, which gives rise to MSCNGCRVLRKGCSQNCILRPCLQWLQTPEAQSNATVFVAKFFGRAGLMAFISAVPDHQRQSVGRTVNPVNGAVGLLWTGNWHVCQESVETILRGGTLRPVTEISNGGYSSEVLDLSLMQRIESPSMFSEDSVITTCLNAGLRDVEFNKNNNGNDDDDFNTGEGEVQILNLFN
- the LOC139850362 gene encoding LOB domain-containing protein 38-like isoform X1 — its product is MSCNGCRVLRKGCSQNCILRPCLQWLQTPEAQSNATVFVAKFFGRAGLMAFISAVPDHQRQSLFQSLLFEAVGRTVNPVNGAVGLLWTGNWHVCQESVETILRGGTLRPVTEISNGGYSSEVLDLSLMQRIESPSMFSEDSVITTCLNAGLRDVEFNKNNNGNDDDDFNTGEGEVQILNLFN